The following coding sequences are from one Epilithonimonas vandammei window:
- a CDS encoding pepsin/retropepsin-like aspartic protease family protein, which translates to MKFILPFFFCLVFSFSFSQKFLIEKIPFELTDYNNIKVKTVLNKKDTIFLTFDTGSIDFYLTKEAIKKYLNPKGLKLTMNDISDNSFSIEKLEWSNQQVYPIETTGQGTDGMFGWNMFQNKIIEIDYEKKLLQVYSKLPKISRKYQKFEMNVMDEHFSINLDLEEKGQKYNSQFLFDTGFQKALMLDNDLLTKAKFPVNELEVIKTTILHNSNNDEIPLKTVKIKNLKLGKILLKNVPAELNTYNKPAGYETNFLGSDVLKRFNIILDFQKKIVYLKPNKYFKEKYFDDKKKS; encoded by the coding sequence ATGAAATTTATTTTACCATTTTTTTTCTGTTTAGTTTTTTCTTTTAGTTTTTCACAAAAATTTCTAATTGAGAAAATTCCTTTTGAATTAACGGACTATAATAATATCAAAGTAAAAACTGTCCTTAACAAAAAAGACACTATTTTTTTGACATTTGACACAGGTTCAATAGACTTCTATTTGACAAAGGAAGCGATAAAAAAGTATCTAAACCCAAAAGGCTTAAAATTGACAATGAATGACATTAGTGATAATTCATTTTCGATAGAGAAACTAGAATGGAGCAACCAACAAGTCTACCCTATTGAAACAACAGGACAAGGAACGGATGGTATGTTTGGATGGAATATGTTTCAAAATAAAATTATTGAAATTGATTATGAGAAAAAATTATTGCAAGTCTATTCAAAACTTCCAAAAATATCAAGAAAATATCAAAAATTTGAAATGAATGTTATGGATGAACATTTTTCAATTAATTTGGATTTGGAAGAGAAAGGTCAGAAATACAACAGCCAATTTCTTTTTGATACAGGCTTTCAAAAAGCATTAATGTTAGATAATGATTTGTTGACAAAGGCAAAATTTCCAGTAAATGAATTAGAAGTTATCAAAACAACTATTTTGCATAATTCAAATAATGATGAAATACCTTTGAAAACTGTAAAAATCAAAAACCTAAAATTGGGAAAAATTTTGCTGAAAAATGTTCCTGCTGAATTGAATACCTATAATAAACCCGCAGGTTACGAAACTAATTTTCTAGGAAGTGATGTCCTTAAAAGATTTAATATCATTTTAGATTTTCAGAAAAAAATTGTGTATTTAAAACCAAATAAATACTTTAAAGAAAAATATTTTGACGATAAAAAGAAATCATAA
- a CDS encoding tyrosine-type recombinase/integrase: MPGFTELLSRFERTVSVLGRSQSTFNNYSRHVAAVSLHFGKIPTELDPEQIHDYLFYLQKKSKSPSQSYFKHTVYGLRFLLKSEGLSYDYLSLPEIKREKKLPVVLSKQEVWQMLSGCKLLKHKILIGILYGCGLRCMEVRNLRLCDLDFGRKQLKVVQGKGKKDRYLPLSEHLIRGLKKYIEAEKPENYLFGMPREGRAGGEFDSRYSQRGVQWAVKQASKTANILKEVSVHTLRHSFATHLLEDGMDILSIKNLLGHESIDTTLIYLQIAQLSTQKLFSPLDTLFEECRSK, from the coding sequence GTGCCTGGTTTTACAGAACTTTTAAGCCGTTTTGAACGTACCGTTTCGGTGTTGGGACGCAGTCAGAGTACGTTCAATAATTACTCCAGACACGTCGCGGCGGTGTCGCTGCATTTTGGGAAAATCCCGACAGAATTGGATCCTGAGCAAATCCACGATTACCTTTTTTACCTTCAGAAAAAATCAAAATCACCTTCACAGTCGTATTTTAAACATACGGTTTACGGACTTCGATTTTTACTGAAATCGGAAGGTTTGAGCTACGATTATCTGAGTCTTCCGGAAATTAAAAGAGAGAAAAAACTGCCTGTAGTTCTCAGTAAACAAGAGGTTTGGCAGATGTTGTCCGGCTGTAAGCTTTTAAAGCATAAAATCTTAATCGGCATTCTTTACGGCTGCGGATTGCGATGTATGGAAGTTCGAAATCTCCGTTTATGCGATTTAGATTTTGGTCGAAAACAACTCAAAGTGGTTCAGGGAAAAGGCAAAAAAGACCGTTATTTGCCACTTTCCGAGCATTTGATTCGGGGGCTCAAAAAGTATATCGAAGCGGAAAAACCAGAAAATTATCTCTTTGGAATGCCACGCGAAGGAAGAGCCGGCGGAGAGTTTGATTCCCGCTACTCACAACGAGGCGTTCAGTGGGCGGTAAAGCAGGCATCAAAAACGGCAAACATCCTGAAAGAAGTGAGTGTTCATACGCTTCGGCACAGTTTTGCGACGCATCTTCTGGAAGATGGGATGGATATTTTGAGCATCAAAAATCTTCTCGGTCACGAAAGTATTGATACGACGTTGATTTATCTCCAAATTGCACAACTTTCCACACAAAAACTCTTTTCACCGCTCGATACTTTGTTTGAAGAATGTCGGTCGAAGTGA